The proteins below come from a single Gammaproteobacteria bacterium CG11_big_fil_rev_8_21_14_0_20_46_22 genomic window:
- a CDS encoding translation initiation factor IF-1 gives MAREDNIELEGVVLDTLPNTMFRVKLENGHVITAHISGKMRKNYIRILTGDKVRVEMTPYDLSKGRITFREKN, from the coding sequence ATGGCCAGAGAAGATAACATTGAACTCGAAGGTGTGGTACTAGACACATTACCCAACACCATGTTTCGTGTGAAGCTTGAAAACGGCCATGTCATTACCGCCCATATCTCCGGCAAAATGCGCAAAAACTACATTCGCATCCTAACAGGCGACAAAGTCCGCGTGGAAATGACACCGTACGACCTTTCAAAAGGCCGAATCACGTTTCGCGAGAAAAACTAA
- the clpA gene encoding ATP-dependent Clp protease ATP-binding subunit ClpA, with product MLNQALEATLSQAYRLASEKRHEFLTVEHLLLALLENSDAQEVLHACGAKNSRLRQNLIAFIDETSPVVPEDVPQRETQPTIGFQRVLQRAVFQVQSSGKTEVTGANVLAAIFSEQESQSVYLLKQENVSRLDVLNFISHGHKQPPPPSSGASHTSHESDLGMGGFSSMGGANEEDSDSSLEKLTVNLNDKAKQGRLDPLIGREEQVEFSIQTLARRRKNNPLLVGEAGVGKTAIAEGLALAIVEGRVPEAIKDAVVYSLDLGALLAGTKYRGDFEKRMKLLLEQLSRVPNAILFIDEIHTIIGAGSASGGAMDVSNLLKPLLSRGELRCMGATTYQEYRNVFEKDRALSRRFRKIDVPETTVDQTTLILKGLKSRFEEHHHVEYTDQALKAASELSNKYLTERFLPDKAIDVIDEAGAYFRIRRKSDNDKPIKIGVGQIEEIVAKLARIPEKSVSSSDKHLLKNLERDLKFQVFGQSEAIEKVVDAIKLARSGLREEEKPVGSFLFAGPTGVGKTEVVLQLSRLLGVKLLRFDMSEYMERHSVARLIGAPPGYVGYDQGGLLTDDVLKHPHAIVLLDEIEKAHPDVYNLLLQVMDHGRLTDSNGREVDFRHVILVLTTNAGAQVISRASIGFKKQDHTKDGMEELKKTFSPEFRNRLDAIVEFKPLSITTIADVVNKFLMQLEQQLEEKKVTLNVDESARVWLAEHGYDELMGARPMKRLIQDKIKKPLANELLFGELIKGGEVNVTTADGELKVVAKETKVPEKLEK from the coding sequence GAAAATTCGGATGCGCAAGAAGTGTTGCACGCTTGCGGTGCGAAAAATTCACGCTTACGCCAAAACTTGATTGCCTTTATTGATGAAACTTCACCTGTTGTGCCTGAAGATGTGCCGCAGCGAGAAACGCAGCCAACTATTGGGTTTCAGCGTGTATTGCAGCGTGCAGTGTTTCAAGTGCAATCCTCTGGGAAAACGGAAGTCACAGGGGCAAATGTCTTAGCTGCTATTTTCAGTGAGCAAGAAAGTCAAAGTGTGTATTTGCTCAAGCAAGAAAATGTCTCACGCTTAGATGTGTTGAATTTTATCAGCCATGGTCACAAGCAGCCGCCGCCGCCCTCAAGTGGTGCGTCGCATACTTCGCATGAATCAGATTTGGGCATGGGCGGCTTTTCATCCATGGGGGGGGCGAATGAAGAAGACTCCGACAGTTCGCTTGAAAAACTCACCGTTAATTTAAATGATAAAGCTAAGCAAGGGCGGCTTGATCCGCTCATCGGTCGTGAAGAGCAGGTTGAGTTTTCGATTCAAACCTTGGCGAGGCGACGTAAAAATAATCCCTTGCTGGTTGGTGAAGCGGGTGTGGGTAAAACTGCCATTGCGGAAGGCTTGGCGTTGGCCATTGTGGAAGGCCGCGTGCCAGAAGCCATCAAAGATGCTGTAGTGTATAGCTTGGATTTAGGCGCTTTACTTGCGGGCACTAAGTATCGCGGTGATTTTGAAAAGCGCATGAAGCTTTTGCTAGAGCAGCTCAGTCGTGTGCCGAACGCGATTTTGTTTATTGATGAAATTCATACGATTATTGGTGCGGGTTCAGCGTCTGGCGGGGCGATGGATGTCTCCAACTTATTGAAACCTTTATTATCGCGTGGTGAGTTGCGTTGCATGGGTGCGACAACGTATCAAGAATACCGCAATGTCTTTGAAAAAGATCGCGCACTTTCACGTCGTTTTAGAAAGATCGATGTGCCAGAGACCACGGTGGATCAAACCACATTGATCTTAAAAGGCTTGAAGTCCCGCTTTGAAGAGCATCATCATGTGGAATACACGGATCAAGCGTTAAAGGCTGCGAGCGAGCTTTCAAATAAATATCTAACCGAGCGTTTTTTGCCAGACAAAGCGATTGACGTGATTGATGAAGCCGGCGCGTATTTTCGTATTCGCCGAAAATCAGACAATGATAAGCCCATTAAAATCGGTGTGGGCCAAATTGAAGAAATTGTGGCTAAGCTTGCGCGTATTCCTGAGAAAAGTGTATCAAGTTCAGATAAGCACTTGTTAAAAAACCTTGAGCGCGATTTGAAGTTTCAAGTTTTTGGTCAATCTGAAGCGATTGAAAAGGTCGTTGATGCGATCAAACTCGCACGCTCCGGTCTTCGCGAAGAAGAAAAGCCGGTGGGTTCATTTTTATTTGCAGGCCCCACGGGTGTGGGTAAAACCGAGGTGGTCTTGCAGTTGTCACGCTTATTAGGTGTGAAGTTATTGCGCTTTGATATGTCGGAATACATGGAGCGCCATTCTGTTGCTCGTTTGATTGGTGCCCCCCCAGGTTATGTGGGCTACGATCAAGGCGGGTTGCTAACAGACGATGTCTTGAAACACCCACACGCCATCGTTTTGCTTGATGAAATCGAAAAAGCGCATCCTGATGTGTATAACCTTTTGCTGCAAGTGATGGATCATGGCCGACTAACCGATAGCAATGGTCGTGAAGTGGATTTTCGCCACGTGATTTTGGTGCTGACCACCAATGCGGGTGCGCAAGTCATTAGCCGCGCATCGATTGGCTTTAAAAAGCAAGATCACACCAAAGACGGTATGGAAGAGTTGAAGAAAACCTTCAGCCCTGAATTTAGAAACCGTTTGGATGCGATTGTCGAATTTAAACCGCTGAGCATCACGACGATTGCCGATGTTGTGAACAAGTTCTTGATGCAGCTTGAGCAGCAGCTTGAAGAGAAAAAAGTCACGCTTAACGTTGATGAATCTGCGCGGGTGTGGCTGGCTGAACACGGTTACGATGAGCTGATGGGTGCTCGCCCGATGAAACGTTTGATTCAAGACAAGATCAAAAAACCATTGGCCAATGAATTGTTGTTCGGTGAGTTGATTAAAGGTGGTGAGGTGAATGTGACCACGGCTGATGGAGAGCTGAAAGTGGTGGCTAAGGAAACCAAGGTACCTGAAAAGCTTGAGAAGTAA
- a CDS encoding repressor LexA: protein MKTPRMRDTLSFIKDYIKLHDYAPTVAEIARGLGLKSTGVTHRYIKQLEEVGMLRLVEGKRRNIELSEPEKDENFCLPLLGKIAAGRPIEAIPGIETIDLARTLLGDDRYILKVSGDSMIEEGIFDGDLVVCVHSNTAKNGDVVVALVDEESATLKRFYQPSKNKIVLQPANADHAAMEFEAQRIKIQGIMIGLLRIAA from the coding sequence ATGAAAACACCGCGCATGAGGGACACCCTCTCGTTTATTAAGGACTACATCAAGCTGCATGACTACGCGCCCACGGTGGCAGAAATTGCCCGAGGGCTTGGCTTGAAGTCGACGGGGGTTACACACCGCTATATCAAGCAACTGGAGGAAGTTGGGATGCTCCGCCTGGTTGAAGGTAAGCGACGTAACATCGAACTCTCAGAACCGGAAAAGGATGAAAACTTCTGCCTTCCCCTACTGGGTAAAATTGCCGCTGGCCGCCCCATCGAAGCCATCCCCGGGATTGAAACCATCGATTTGGCTCGCACTTTGCTAGGCGATGATCGCTATATTTTAAAAGTCTCTGGCGACTCCATGATTGAAGAAGGCATTTTCGACGGTGACCTTGTGGTGTGTGTGCACAGCAACACTGCTAAAAATGGTGATGTTGTCGTCGCTCTGGTTGACGAAGAATCTGCCACCCTCAAGCGTTTCTATCAACCGAGCAAAAATAAAATCGTGTTACAACCGGCCAACGCCGACCACGCCGCCATGGAATTTGAAGCGCAGCGCATCAAAATCCAGGGCATCATGATTGGCTTATTGAGGATTGCGGCCTAA